Proteins encoded in a region of the Diadema setosum chromosome 20 unlocalized genomic scaffold, eeDiaSeto1 Scaffold_20_unloc_1, whole genome shotgun sequence genome:
- the LOC140245683 gene encoding uncharacterized protein, which produces MALLNLHTKLSLLSTIFLVVSLLLAQATGLAESGRIAYMSFVLVAVVATCLSLLFLTLLALGPAPNDGIKSTLSCFSSSTMALLRGKIALYRLQKHWKNPRRAQDRLLRHILLENGDTEYGKRYRLRDIKDRDEFRARHPLTTYEHYRPFVEREINGERNIMTRKFQSSYVRTSGTSGCAKLVPRRNRLRRIRNYLDVLYAIVHMAHPDIGIIQKQLYHYVAPVVSRSKNGALIESALTMGDDTRLYYTTPPAGFRIHSYEVASYIHLLFALRYRNLGSICVLFLNTLESLIKQLAQWWEDIVHDIEYGTISERLNLSDDIRSALKAELSGGDRQRALELRQHFVVGLDNILPRVWPKFRVIISADSTGIWPRLREKYSRGITLLSSGYGCSEGLTMGISIWGLDERPDMLFLPTTNFFEFIRLQNTHESQPETLFLDELEIGQEYEVVITQACGLYRYRLGDIIRVTGFHDNCPSFQFLYRLGLILNLRYEKIDQGVALQAFQAAVDRWPGRVKLTEFAAAESTLLSETCTAFERDEMMPYYLLFVELDFPCGYESCEEITQEHKALLDQELRDRNSDYERLRREGAIASPRVHIVKPGAFEALKGHILDNTSTTANQYKAPRKLQSESLVEFLLHHVM; this is translated from the exons ATGGCGCTCCTGAATCTTCACACGAAGTTGTCGCTGTTGTCGACAATCTTTCTGGTCGTGTCGCTGCTGCTTGCCCAGGCGACTGGTCTGGCGGAATCTGGGAGAATAGCGTACATGAGTTTCG tgcttgttgctgttgttgctacTTGTCTCTCTTTGCTATTTTTGACTCTCCTCGCTCTTGGACCTGCGCCCAATGACGGGATAAAGTCCACTCTGAGTTGTTTCTCATCGTCCACGATGGCGCTCTTGCGAGGGAAGATCGCCCTCTATCGTCTGCAGAAGCACTGGAAGAATCCTCGCCGGGCCCAGGATCGCCTCCTCAGACACATTCTCCTCGAGAATGGCGACACGGAGTACGGCAAACGATACCGACTTCGAGACATCAAGGACAGAGATGAGTTCAGGGCTCGCCATCCACTCACAACATACGAACACTACCGTCCTTTCGTTGAAAGGGAGATTAATGGCGAGAGAAACATTATGACCCGGAAGTTCCAATCCAGTTACGTCAGGACTTCCGGTACGTCTGGTTGCGCCAAGTTGGTCCCTCGGAGGAATAGACTACGGAGAATAAGGAATTATTTGGATGTCCTTTATGCCATTGTTCACATGGCGCATCCCGATATAGGAATAATTCAGAAACAGCTGTACCACTATGTTGCTCCTGTAGTCTCTAGAAGTAAAAATGGTGCGCTCATTGAAAGTGCCCTGACTATGGGAGATGATACAAGGTTGTATTACACCACACCTCCGGCTGGTTTTCGCATCCATTCCTACGAGGTTGCGAGTTACATCCATCTCCTTTTTGCCCTGCGTTACAGGAATCTTGGCTCAATCTGCGTCTTGTTTCTGAATACGCTAGAGAGCTTGATTAAACAACTCGCACAGTGGTGGGAAGACATCGTCCATGATATCGAGTACGGAACCATCAGTGAGCGACTCAACCTTTCAGACGACATACGATCGGCACTGAAAGCTGAACTTTCTGGAGGTGACCGGCAGAGGGCGCTGGAATTACGTCAACATTTTGTAGTGGGGTTGGACAATATCTTGCCAAGGGTGTGGCCAAAGTTCAGAGTCATTATATCCGCGGACAGCACTGGAATCTGGCCAAGACTAAGAGAGAAATACTCAAGAG GTATCACTTTGCTATCCAGTGGCTACGGATGTTCGGAGGGACTTACCATGGGGATCTCCATTTGGGGGTTGGACGAGCGACCGGATATGCTCTTCCTTCCTACCACAAACTTCTTTGAGTTCATCAGACTGCAGAACAC TCACGAGAGTCAGCCTGAAACGCTGTTCCTTGATGAGCTCGAGATTGGCCAGGAGTACGAGGTCGTCATCACCCAGGCCTGCGGACTCTATCGATACAGACTGGGAGACATCATTCGAGTCACTGGTTTCCATGACAACTGTCCTTCATTTCAGTTTTTGTACCG TCTGGGTCTGATTTTGAACTTGCGATATGAGAAGATTGATCAAGGCGTCGCACTCCAGGCATTTCAGGCCGCCGTGGATCGCTGGCCGGGCCGGGTCAAACTGACTGAGTTTGCTGCTGCCGAGAGTACTTTGCTCTCAGAAACATGCACTG CCTTCGAGAGGGACGAAATGATGCCATACTACTTGCTCTTTGTGGAGTTGGATTTCCCATGTGGATATGAGTCATGTGAGGAGATCACACAAGAACACAAGGCACTG CTCGATCAGGAACTGCGTGACCGCAATAGCGACTACGAACGGTTGCGCCGGGAAGGTGCCATTGCATCCCCTCGAGTTCACATCGTGAAACCTGGAGCGTTCGAGGCGTTGAAGGGCCATATTTTGGACAACACCAGCACCACTGCTAACCAGTACAAAGCACCGCGCAAACTGCAGTCAGAAAGCCTAGTCGAGTTTTTACTTCATCATGTCATGTGA